From the genome of Blastocatellia bacterium, one region includes:
- the dnaK gene encoding molecular chaperone DnaK, with amino-acid sequence MAKAVGIDLGTTNSVIAVMEGGKPTVIINSEGSRLTPSVVAFTKTGERLVGQLAKRQAILNPENTIYSVKRFMGRRYSEVTSEIRNVPYKVVAGPNDAVRFDIMGKLYSPEEISAMILRKLVEDASRYLGEKITDAVITVPAYFNDAQRTATRDAGKIAGLNVLRIINEPTAAALAYGLDKKKNETILVFDLGGGTFDVSILEVGDGVFEVKATSGDTHLGGDDFDKRIVDWLAEEFKREYGIDLRKDRQALQRLTEAAEKAKIELSSVMETIISLPFITADATGPKHLEMKLTRSKFEQLTADLVERCIGPVRQALADAKMTERDIDEVILVGGATRIPAVQQLVRRLLGKEPNQSVNPDEVVAIGAAIQAGVLAGEVKEVLLLDVVPLSLGVETLGGVMTKIIERNTTIPVRRTEIFTTAEDNQTAVDIHILQGEREMARDNRTLGRFRLEGIVPAPRGVPQIEVTFDIDANGILHVSARDKATGREAKITITGSTQLSKEEIERMIREAEMYAEEDRRRRELVEARNQADSLAYQVERTLRDLGDKVSAPERARAEHLIQEIRQAIKEEAGIERIRQLTSELQQIAHQIAALAYGHATSAGAGTSSRSDGGSDDVIDAEFKPSH; translated from the coding sequence ATGGCGAAGGCCGTAGGCATTGACTTAGGGACGACGAATTCTGTGATTGCCGTCATGGAAGGGGGAAAACCGACGGTTATCATCAATAGTGAGGGGAGTCGTTTGACCCCTTCGGTCGTCGCGTTCACGAAGACGGGAGAGCGGCTCGTCGGGCAGTTGGCCAAGCGACAGGCGATCTTGAATCCGGAGAACACCATCTATTCGGTCAAGCGGTTCATGGGGCGGCGCTATTCGGAGGTGACGAGTGAGATCCGCAACGTCCCGTACAAGGTCGTGGCCGGGCCCAATGACGCGGTGCGGTTCGACATTATGGGGAAGCTCTACTCGCCGGAGGAGATCTCGGCCATGATCCTGCGCAAGCTCGTGGAGGATGCGTCGCGCTATCTCGGTGAGAAGATCACCGATGCCGTGATCACTGTTCCCGCGTACTTCAACGACGCGCAGCGGACGGCCACGCGCGATGCTGGAAAGATCGCCGGATTGAACGTCCTGCGGATCATCAATGAGCCAACGGCGGCGGCTCTCGCCTACGGATTGGACAAGAAGAAGAACGAGACCATCTTGGTCTTCGATCTCGGAGGAGGGACCTTCGACGTCTCCATCTTGGAGGTTGGCGATGGGGTCTTCGAGGTGAAGGCGACGAGCGGTGACACGCATCTGGGAGGGGACGATTTCGACAAGCGGATCGTGGACTGGCTGGCTGAGGAGTTCAAGCGAGAGTATGGGATTGACTTGCGCAAGGATCGTCAAGCGCTGCAGCGGTTGACCGAAGCGGCTGAGAAAGCGAAGATCGAGCTTTCGAGCGTCATGGAGACGATCATCAGTCTCCCCTTCATCACGGCCGATGCCACGGGGCCGAAGCATTTGGAGATGAAGCTGACGCGCTCGAAGTTCGAGCAATTGACGGCGGATTTGGTCGAACGTTGCATCGGGCCAGTCCGGCAAGCGCTCGCGGATGCGAAGATGACCGAACGGGATATTGACGAGGTCATCCTCGTTGGAGGAGCGACGCGCATTCCGGCTGTGCAGCAACTGGTACGGCGGTTGCTCGGGAAGGAACCGAATCAGTCCGTGAATCCGGACGAAGTGGTAGCGATCGGGGCGGCTATTCAGGCGGGGGTACTAGCGGGCGAGGTCAAGGAGGTGCTGCTGTTGGATGTCGTTCCGCTCTCACTGGGAGTGGAGACGCTCGGGGGCGTGATGACGAAGATCATCGAGCGGAACACGACCATTCCCGTGCGGCGGACGGAGATCTTCACAACGGCTGAGGACAATCAGACGGCCGTGGACATTCACATCCTGCAGGGCGAGCGGGAGATGGCGCGTGATAACCGCACGCTCGGGCGGTTCCGCTTGGAGGGCATCGTACCAGCGCCGCGTGGCGTCCCACAGATCGAGGTGACGTTCGATATTGATGCCAACGGCATCCTGCATGTGAGCGCGCGGGATAAGGCGACTGGGCGGGAGGCCAAGATCACGATCACCGGCTCGACGCAACTCTCCAAGGAGGAGATCGAGCGGATGATCCGCGAAGCGGAGATGTATGCGGAGGAGGATCGGCGGCGGCGCGAGCTGGTCGAAGCCCGCAATCAGGCTGATAGCCTCGCTTATCAGGTCGAGCGCACCTTGCGCGATCTGGGGGACAAGGTATCAGCTCCGGAGCGCGCGCGCGCTGAGCATTTGATCCAGGAGATCCGTCAGGCAATCAAGGAGGAGGCCGGGATCGAGCGAATTCGTCAGCTCACATCCGAGTTGCAGCAGATCGCGCATCAGATCGCGGCCCTTGCATATGGGCATGCGACCTCGGCCGGAGCGGGGACGTCGAGCCGATCCGATGGTGGATCCGATGATGTGATTGATGCGGAGTTCAAACCCAGCCATTGA
- a CDS encoding DNA-directed RNA polymerase subunit omega has translation MATRVKLAEEALSKFESRYLICSVVAKRAKQLVKHPESQGLAWAITQALKELDEGKIPFEQPELEGPQARRGRRGRASR, from the coding sequence ATGGCGACAAGGGTGAAGTTGGCTGAGGAAGCCCTCTCGAAGTTCGAGAGTCGCTACCTGATTTGCTCGGTGGTGGCCAAGCGCGCCAAACAGCTGGTGAAGCATCCGGAGAGCCAGGGGTTGGCGTGGGCCATTACTCAGGCATTGAAGGAGTTAGACGAAGGGAAGATCCCCTTCGAGCAACCGGAGTTGGAGGGACCTCAGGCGCGTCGTGGCCGACGTGGCCGAGCTTCTCGCTGA
- a CDS encoding helix-turn-helix transcriptional regulator, giving the protein MKKRKEKGYTISAVSEAYGIHPQTLRLYERHGLLKPSRSKGNTRYYSEKDLERLEFILTLTRELGVNLAGVEIILNMRDKMDAMQREMQRFLEYLRMELGERLVSQVTEKFALVPLNYSAWLRARASASESEDEGDVSFTYIEHDR; this is encoded by the coding sequence GTGAAGAAGCGGAAAGAGAAAGGCTACACGATCAGCGCGGTGTCTGAGGCCTATGGAATTCACCCGCAGACGCTGCGGCTTTACGAAAGGCACGGGCTCTTGAAACCTTCCCGCTCGAAGGGGAACACGCGCTACTATTCCGAGAAAGACCTTGAGCGATTGGAATTCATCCTGACGCTCACGCGCGAGTTGGGGGTGAATCTGGCCGGAGTGGAGATCATCCTCAACATGCGGGACAAAATGGATGCCATGCAGCGAGAGATGCAACGATTCTTGGAATACCTGCGGATGGAGCTGGGCGAGCGCTTGGTCTCGCAGGTGACGGAGAAGTTCGCGCTGGTGCCGCTCAATTACAGCGCATGGCTGCGCGCGCGCGCTTCGGCTTCGGAGTCGGAAGACGAAGGCGACGTCTCGTTCACATACATCGAACACGATCGCTGA
- the infA gene encoding translation initiation factor IF-1, with translation MSKEDMIPVDGTVVEALPNATFRVKLDGDGHEVLAHLSGKMRKNYIRVLPGDRVRVELSPYDLTRGRITYRYSK, from the coding sequence ATTAGCAAAGAGGACATGATTCCGGTGGATGGAACGGTCGTTGAGGCGCTGCCCAATGCGACCTTCCGCGTGAAGCTCGATGGCGATGGCCATGAAGTGCTGGCGCACCTCTCTGGGAAGATGCGAAAGAACTACATTCGCGTCCTGCCCGGGGATCGCGTGCGCGTGGAGCTCTCCCCATATGATCTGACACGAGGACGGATCACCTATCGTTACAGCAAGTGA
- a CDS encoding TetR/AcrR family transcriptional regulator, with protein sequence MVVHKELKEARRNQILFFAKQVFSQKGYHNASVSDIIESAGIARGTFYLYFTSKRDIFDSLLDEVLKELRQRIRPIDLSPGAPDPLAQVKANIGRVLEFLVHDPELTKILLHHAAGLDERSSAMLQAFYERVLSLIERSLEHGIRMGLVRPCQTRIVASCILGTMKEVADQLTTHREDLPPLEAVVEELFNFGLRGVFARSATL encoded by the coding sequence GTGGTCGTTCACAAAGAGCTGAAGGAGGCACGGCGGAATCAGATCCTTTTCTTCGCCAAACAAGTCTTCTCGCAGAAAGGGTATCACAACGCGAGCGTCTCGGACATCATCGAGAGTGCAGGCATCGCGCGGGGGACGTTTTATCTCTATTTCACGAGCAAACGCGACATTTTTGACAGCCTCTTGGATGAGGTCCTCAAGGAGTTGCGCCAGCGGATTCGGCCTATTGATCTCAGTCCGGGTGCGCCCGATCCGCTCGCGCAAGTCAAGGCGAACATCGGTCGGGTCCTGGAGTTTCTCGTCCACGATCCCGAGTTGACGAAGATTCTCCTCCATCACGCAGCGGGCTTGGATGAACGTTCCTCTGCGATGCTGCAAGCCTTCTACGAGCGTGTCCTTTCGCTCATCGAGCGGTCGTTGGAGCATGGGATCCGCATGGGTCTTGTGCGTCCTTGTCAGACGCGCATCGTTGCGTCCTGCATCTTGGGGACGATGAAGGAGGTGGCCGATCAACTGACGACTCATCGCGAGGATCTTCCGCCGCTTGAGGCCGTCGTTGAGGAACTCTTCAACTTCGGGCTGCGCGGCGTTTTCGCCCGTTCGGCCACGTTGTGA
- a CDS encoding acyl-CoA dehydratase activase encodes MICGIDVGSTTCKYVLASPDGEILAQAYERHNTRQAEKVLEFLTRLEREHGLTPGRDRVFFTGSGAGLIASLVGARVVQEVVAVAAAVERLHPAVRFVSEIGGEDMKTIFFTGDGSSKGKQVLMQSACSGGTGTFIEKTARKLQIPLEQLSEMRYEGYPLHKISSKCGIFAEADANTLLKAGVPVEEIIASLFEAVVYQNLATLTRGNTPMPEVLLLGGPNLFFKGLQEAWRHHLLKIWKERKVPLPEDRDPASLISVPKEALYYAALGCIEIARREPEHVGVYQGMDKLRWWIEEGQYEEKRREGRKGLWTTPDELQQFRITYGNNGRSDPRLSIRRERPTPDLSRVVLGCDFGSTTAKAVCLSPEKELVFSCYALSRGNPIEDAKALFRQIRAAIGDGEILAVGITGYGKDLLKGIIGADCAVVETIAHATAGLYFFPDADCICDVGGVDVKIMILKNGTVSDFRLNSQCSSGNGAFLQGVAERFGIPLEQIADYAFRAQAMPQLTMGCGVFLQSDIVNQQRKGWQAEEILAGLCAILPLNVWIYAGGLNNLAQVGRKFILQGGTHKNLAVVKAQVDFIKSKVPDAEIVVHPYSGEAGAIGAALIAHEWWERGGRTHFRGFDVIERLTYKTTTSPDTVCKWCPVNCQRSFIDVELPGGKGRPWSKVPLPEGWERVIVNNSCPKGLVEDVNEMKAIKAELEKTKNAYPNIADFVRKEGFRRVAA; translated from the coding sequence ATGATCTGCGGCATTGATGTCGGCAGCACGACGTGCAAATACGTTCTGGCATCGCCTGACGGAGAGATCCTGGCGCAAGCGTATGAACGGCACAACACGCGGCAGGCGGAGAAGGTCTTGGAATTCCTCACCCGTCTGGAGCGCGAGCACGGACTGACGCCGGGGCGAGATCGCGTCTTCTTCACCGGCTCCGGAGCCGGTTTGATCGCTTCGCTCGTGGGTGCTCGAGTCGTGCAGGAAGTCGTCGCCGTGGCGGCCGCCGTCGAGCGTTTGCATCCGGCCGTACGGTTCGTCAGCGAGATCGGCGGGGAGGACATGAAGACGATCTTCTTCACGGGCGATGGCTCCTCCAAAGGGAAGCAAGTCCTCATGCAGAGCGCGTGCTCGGGGGGGACCGGCACCTTCATCGAGAAGACGGCGCGCAAGCTGCAGATCCCGCTCGAGCAACTGTCGGAGATGCGCTACGAGGGGTATCCGCTGCACAAGATCAGCAGCAAATGCGGCATCTTTGCCGAAGCCGATGCCAACACGCTGCTCAAAGCGGGCGTTCCCGTCGAAGAGATCATCGCCTCTCTCTTCGAGGCCGTCGTCTATCAGAATCTCGCGACGCTCACGCGCGGCAATACCCCGATGCCGGAGGTCCTTCTCCTGGGCGGACCGAATCTCTTCTTCAAAGGTTTGCAGGAAGCCTGGCGCCACCATTTGCTCAAGATCTGGAAGGAGCGTAAGGTCCCGCTGCCGGAAGATCGGGACCCAGCCTCCCTCATCTCCGTCCCCAAGGAAGCGCTCTATTACGCAGCTCTCGGATGCATCGAGATCGCACGACGCGAACCCGAACACGTCGGCGTGTACCAGGGCATGGATAAGCTCCGGTGGTGGATCGAGGAGGGACAGTACGAGGAGAAAAGGCGCGAGGGGCGAAAAGGCCTGTGGACGACGCCAGACGAGCTGCAGCAGTTTCGGATCACTTATGGGAACAATGGGCGCTCCGACCCTCGGCTCTCCATTCGGAGAGAGCGCCCGACTCCTGATCTCTCGCGCGTGGTTCTCGGCTGCGATTTCGGTTCGACGACGGCCAAAGCTGTCTGCCTCTCGCCCGAGAAGGAACTGGTCTTCTCCTGTTACGCCCTCAGCCGCGGCAACCCCATCGAAGATGCCAAGGCGCTCTTTCGTCAGATTCGAGCGGCCATCGGAGACGGAGAGATCCTGGCCGTGGGTATCACCGGTTACGGGAAGGATCTGCTCAAAGGGATCATTGGGGCCGATTGCGCGGTGGTGGAGACGATCGCGCATGCGACGGCCGGACTCTATTTCTTCCCTGATGCCGATTGCATCTGCGACGTGGGCGGGGTGGACGTCAAGATCATGATCCTGAAGAACGGGACGGTCTCGGACTTCCGACTCAACTCGCAATGCTCCTCGGGAAATGGCGCGTTCCTTCAAGGTGTGGCCGAGCGGTTCGGCATCCCTCTGGAGCAGATCGCCGACTATGCCTTTCGTGCGCAAGCCATGCCGCAATTGACGATGGGCTGCGGCGTCTTCCTGCAGAGCGACATCGTCAACCAACAGCGCAAGGGCTGGCAAGCGGAGGAGATCCTCGCCGGGCTCTGCGCCATTCTCCCGTTGAACGTATGGATCTACGCCGGCGGATTGAATAATCTCGCGCAGGTCGGACGAAAATTCATCCTCCAAGGAGGGACGCACAAAAACCTGGCCGTCGTCAAAGCACAGGTGGACTTCATCAAGTCGAAGGTCCCGGATGCTGAGATCGTCGTCCATCCGTACTCCGGTGAAGCGGGAGCCATCGGCGCAGCGCTCATCGCGCACGAATGGTGGGAGCGCGGCGGGCGCACTCATTTCCGTGGCTTCGACGTCATCGAGCGTCTCACCTACAAGACGACGACCTCACCGGATACGGTTTGCAAATGGTGCCCCGTCAACTGCCAGCGCAGCTTCATTGACGTCGAACTACCGGGTGGCAAGGGGCGTCCTTGGAGCAAGGTCCCCCTTCCCGAAGGATGGGAGCGCGTGATCGTGAATAATTCCTGCCCGAAGGGACTCGTGGAAGACGTCAATGAGATGAAGGCCATCAAAGCGGAATTGGAGAAGACGAAAAATGCGTATCCCAACATTGCGGATTTTGTTCGGAAAGAAGGCTTCCGTCGCGTCGCCGCCTAA
- a CDS encoding acyl-CoA dehydratase activase-related protein: MRVGIPKVLNIWSTHQFWVGFLTALGISPENIVFSSDTSEDQYREYGKGRGTVDCCYPVKCMSGHYGELIFGQKKKIDILLSPMIYSLPSFLRGHVLDTLTCTRVMAGPENIKAGFLKERDVFAENGIRYVSPFVSLGEPEKVPKQLHLALKDVLDLSEEETVRAVEAGYRALETFNQRMRQKSREILTWCARHDRPCILVLARPYHMDPGIGHEIEAELQAHGFPILWMQYFPIDEDLMHWLFGEEIRAGRIKSPFDISDVWPSSYSSNTNEILWGAKVAARCPWITCVIRFSSYECGMDQPTYTPTQKIVEASGTLYFKFGDLDATKPAGSIKIRVETIVHYVEKYSRDIIRRKLAALPPRCPLLEDAASTSESAPLAA, from the coding sequence GTGCGCGTGGGGATCCCGAAGGTCCTCAATATTTGGAGCACCCATCAATTCTGGGTGGGATTTCTGACGGCCCTGGGGATTTCGCCCGAGAACATCGTCTTCAGCTCCGACACCTCTGAGGATCAATATCGCGAGTACGGCAAGGGGCGAGGCACAGTGGATTGCTGCTACCCGGTCAAGTGCATGAGCGGACACTATGGGGAATTGATCTTCGGCCAGAAGAAGAAGATCGACATCTTGCTGAGCCCGATGATCTATTCCCTGCCGTCTTTTCTGCGCGGTCACGTGCTCGACACGCTCACCTGCACGCGAGTGATGGCAGGGCCAGAGAACATCAAGGCGGGATTTCTCAAAGAGCGTGACGTCTTCGCCGAGAATGGGATTCGATACGTCTCGCCGTTCGTCTCGCTCGGCGAGCCGGAGAAGGTCCCCAAGCAACTTCACCTCGCCCTCAAGGATGTCCTCGACCTGAGTGAAGAGGAGACAGTGCGAGCTGTCGAAGCCGGGTATCGCGCCCTGGAGACGTTCAACCAAAGGATGCGGCAGAAGAGCCGGGAGATTCTCACCTGGTGCGCGCGTCACGACCGTCCGTGCATTCTGGTATTGGCGCGCCCGTATCACATGGATCCGGGCATTGGGCATGAGATCGAAGCCGAGCTACAAGCCCACGGATTTCCCATCCTGTGGATGCAGTACTTCCCGATCGACGAGGATCTCATGCACTGGCTCTTCGGCGAGGAGATTCGCGCCGGACGGATCAAAAGTCCCTTCGACATCTCGGATGTCTGGCCCTCGTCCTACAGTAGCAACACGAATGAGATCCTATGGGGAGCGAAGGTCGCCGCTCGCTGTCCATGGATCACGTGCGTCATCCGCTTCTCCAGCTACGAATGTGGAATGGATCAACCGACCTACACGCCGACCCAAAAGATCGTGGAGGCGTCGGGCACGCTCTATTTCAAATTCGGCGATCTGGATGCCACTAAGCCGGCCGGCAGCATCAAGATTCGCGTCGAGACGATCGTGCACTACGTCGAGAAATACTCGCGCGACATCATCCGGCGTAAGCTCGCTGCGCTGCCGCCGCGATGTCCACTGCTGGAGGACGCGGCCTCAACCTCTGAGAGCGCTCCATTGGCGGCTTGA
- a CDS encoding DUF4139 domain-containing protein, which yields MNDWLRLLGVGALCVGIGRISSPLVIAQDVATTRSDRQRVTLTIYANDLGLVREIRRVRLPRGIARIRVQDVASTLDPATVSVTTRDGGAAFAVLEQTYAYDVLKPDRLLERSVGRELTLVRRLMVNGAEQLIPVKAVLLAYRDGQAVWKIGDEIVIQPAIAEIRFPSLPEGLTVQPALLWTVRNEAGSERELELSYLASGLSWEAHYVLTVDGAERSADLNAWATVTNRSGVAFHQAELRLMAGEIQRVGPSRPREIELYALAREAQAQVPDVQRQEVFEYHVYAFDRPVTLEHNETKQLALVAARDVGLRKEYVVTGQGYYYRQPVEPGQPIREPVRVMLSFRNAKEHGLGLPLPAGTVRIYKRDPQAGPQLLGEDRLPHTPREEWARITVGRAFDLIVERRQTAFQRIGRDAYESEYELLVRNRKNEDVTLTVIEPVGGDWEILHSTFPWERAGAFAIRFAVPVARGAEARLVYRVRVRS from the coding sequence ATGAACGATTGGCTTCGCCTCCTTGGCGTCGGCGCGCTCTGCGTGGGGATTGGGCGAATCTCCTCGCCGCTCGTCATCGCTCAAGACGTGGCGACGACGCGGAGCGATCGGCAGCGCGTCACGCTCACCATTTATGCGAATGACTTGGGCCTCGTCCGTGAAATTCGTCGCGTGCGCTTGCCGCGCGGGATCGCGCGCATTCGCGTTCAAGATGTCGCGAGCACGCTCGATCCGGCGACCGTCTCCGTGACGACGCGCGATGGCGGCGCGGCCTTCGCCGTGTTGGAACAAACCTATGCCTACGATGTCCTCAAGCCCGACCGATTGCTCGAGCGCTCCGTGGGGAGAGAGTTGACGCTCGTTCGTCGCCTCATGGTGAATGGCGCGGAGCAGTTGATTCCGGTCAAGGCTGTGCTCCTCGCTTATCGTGACGGTCAGGCCGTGTGGAAAATCGGCGATGAGATCGTCATCCAACCAGCGATCGCCGAGATCCGATTCCCCTCCCTCCCGGAAGGGCTGACCGTTCAACCGGCGCTTCTCTGGACGGTGAGAAATGAAGCGGGAAGCGAGCGCGAGCTGGAGCTGTCCTATCTGGCCAGCGGTCTCAGTTGGGAAGCGCATTACGTCCTGACGGTGGATGGCGCCGAACGTTCGGCCGACTTGAACGCGTGGGCGACGGTCACCAATCGCAGCGGGGTCGCCTTTCACCAAGCCGAATTGCGGCTGATGGCTGGTGAGATTCAGCGCGTTGGTCCCTCGCGTCCCCGCGAGATCGAGCTCTATGCGCTCGCCCGCGAGGCGCAGGCTCAGGTTCCGGACGTGCAGCGACAAGAGGTCTTCGAATATCACGTCTACGCTTTCGATCGTCCGGTGACCCTCGAACACAACGAGACGAAACAACTGGCGCTGGTGGCAGCGCGCGATGTGGGCCTGAGGAAAGAGTACGTGGTGACCGGGCAGGGATACTATTACCGCCAGCCGGTCGAACCGGGGCAACCCATACGCGAACCCGTGCGCGTGATGCTCAGCTTCCGGAATGCGAAGGAGCACGGTCTCGGCCTTCCGCTTCCGGCCGGGACGGTCCGCATCTACAAGAGAGATCCGCAGGCGGGTCCGCAATTGCTCGGCGAAGATCGTCTGCCCCACACTCCGCGCGAGGAATGGGCGCGGATCACTGTCGGACGCGCATTCGATCTCATCGTCGAGCGTCGGCAAACAGCCTTTCAACGAATCGGTCGCGACGCTTATGAGTCCGAATACGAGCTCCTCGTGCGCAATCGCAAAAATGAGGACGTCACGCTCACGGTCATCGAACCCGTCGGGGGCGATTGGGAGATCCTCCATTCGACCTTCCCTTGGGAGCGAGCGGGAGCCTTCGCGATTCGGTTCGCGGTTCCGGTCGCGCGCGGTGCCGAAGCCCGACTCGTCTACCGCGTGCGCGTGCGATCGTGA
- a CDS encoding PhzF family phenazine biosynthesis protein, with translation MGTPIFQVNAFTEVPFSGNPAAVCVLSEPRDAPWMQRVAREMNLSETAFLWPGEGGFHLRWFTPTVEVELCGHATLASAHILWTEGYVAAREQIRFFTRSGVLTAARRDEWIELDFPATPAEPTEAPPRLQESLGVTPRFVGRSCFDYLVEVESEDVLRQLAPNFALLETIPTRGVIVTSRSTTLPFDFVSRFFAPRVGVPEDPVTGSAHCCLGPFWGQRLGRTELLAYQASARGGVIRIRLANDRVILGGQAVTMWRGHLLW, from the coding sequence ATGGGGACGCCGATCTTTCAGGTCAACGCCTTCACGGAGGTACCTTTCTCAGGCAATCCGGCAGCCGTGTGTGTGCTCTCGGAACCGAGAGATGCGCCGTGGATGCAGCGGGTCGCGCGGGAGATGAACCTCTCCGAGACGGCCTTCCTCTGGCCGGGGGAAGGCGGATTTCATCTCCGATGGTTCACGCCGACTGTCGAGGTCGAATTATGCGGCCATGCGACGCTGGCCAGCGCGCACATCTTGTGGACGGAGGGATATGTCGCTGCGCGCGAGCAGATTCGTTTCTTCACGCGAAGCGGCGTGCTCACGGCCGCGCGTCGCGATGAATGGATCGAGCTAGATTTCCCAGCGACTCCGGCCGAGCCGACGGAGGCGCCTCCCCGACTTCAAGAGAGCTTGGGCGTGACGCCGCGCTTTGTGGGTCGGAGCTGCTTCGATTATCTCGTTGAAGTCGAGTCCGAAGACGTCTTGCGACAGCTCGCCCCCAATTTCGCCTTGCTGGAGACGATTCCCACGCGCGGCGTCATCGTCACGAGTCGTTCGACGACGCTACCTTTTGATTTCGTCTCGCGCTTTTTCGCGCCGCGCGTCGGCGTCCCCGAGGATCCGGTCACGGGATCGGCGCACTGCTGCCTAGGGCCATTCTGGGGCCAGCGACTCGGACGCACGGAGCTGCTCGCGTATCAGGCCTCTGCACGTGGCGGCGTGATTCGCATTCGTCTGGCCAACGATCGCGTCATCTTGGGCGGACAAGCCGTCACGATGTGGCGCGGCCATTTGCTGTGGTGA